In Cydia pomonella isolate Wapato2018A chromosome 1, ilCydPomo1, whole genome shotgun sequence, one genomic interval encodes:
- the LOC133521524 gene encoding neuronal membrane glycoprotein M6-a, producing MGCQACLTRVPYATLIATIMCCMGVGVFCGTMYKGSQLSIQMFDQVFHFRLIWMEALKMIFVVGSACMAALGLMLLCLGCLTTGATRQKVYRAWRARVSGRVSCAVFMVITYILTFTWIVLLGFLVITTFLFTIFWKLCSKPENIKLATCIDFTQFDFMFPSNVKQEDMKICDSQMMKFFCKDYVEKAEFMFILAMVSCVLVILSLVHYLMCLSANYAHIRDHEKFQELQELQYLTNPDLHASKDRF from the coding sequence ATGGGATGTCAGGCGTGTCTGACCCGGGTGCCTTATGCAACCCTTATAGCAACCATTATGTGCTGCATGGGCGTGGGAGTGTTTTGTGGCACTATGTACAAAGGGTCGCAGTTATCAATACAGATGTTCGACCAAGTATTTCACTTTCGACTGATATGGATGGAAGCATTGAAGATGATATTTGTCGTCGGCAGCGCGTGCATGGCAGCTCTAGGGCTAATGCTGCTGTGCCTCGGCTGCTTGACGACAGGGGCGACGCGACAGAAGGTGTACCGGGCGTGGCGCGCGCGAGTCAGCGGCCGCGTGTCCTGCGCGGTGTTCATGGTTATCACTTACATACTAACCTTCACCTGGATCGTTCTACTGGGATTCCTGGTCATAACAACATTCTTATTTACCATCTTCTGGAAGCTGTGTTCCAAACCCGAGAACATCAAGTTGGCTACGTGCATTGACTTCACGCAGTTTGATTTTATGTTCCCTTCCAATGTGAAACAAGAAGACATGAAAATCTGTGATTCGCaaatgatgaaatttttttgcAAAGATTATGTGGAGAAGGCagaatttatgtttattttggcTATGGTGTCATGTGTACTTGTAATACTAAGTTTAGTACACTACCTTATGTGCCTGTCTGCTAATTATGCACACATTAGAGATCATGAGAAGTTCCAAGAACTACAAGAGCTGCAGTATTTGACAAACCCTGACTTGCATGCATCCAAAGATCGTTTCTAG